The genomic window AATTCTTTGAACGAGAAGAATACCTACTAGTAGATGTTTTTATATTTATATCCATAAAGGTAAAGTCTAATTTTTTTTCTATACAAAGTTTTTAAATATCTATTCATCAGATAATATTTGCTTCTACGTGAATACTCTATTGCTATTTATTTTTGAGCATTTATGAAGGAAAGTGCGTAAAATATTTTCTGGAAAATTAAAAAATTTAATATGCTATTGTCGTTACTTGAAATCAGGCAATGAAAATCATCCGAATTAGAAACAATAAAATAAGGTGACCAGGATAAAAAAGATAAAAGAAAGTTTTATTTTGTTTACCTCTTTTTCCATTGTAAAGTTGAATAGGAATGAAAGAAAAAATAGCTGTAAGATTCATTAAAAATAATGGACCATTTAAGATTGTTCTCAATAGAACGTGGTCATGAAAATAATAAAAGATAAAGATACTTAATATACCGATTATAGAGTAATCTACTTTTAAAAGTTCACTAATGAGAAGCGCTAAAAGAAGTATGATCCACTTGCTATCTTGTTTTTTATCGAATAAATCAAAAATAGCGATACATAAAAGACCAATAAATAGCGTAAAGAAAATATTTTGATGAGAAAATTCGAGTAAGACACCTTTACTTGCCAGATCAAATGGAATTTCTGATAGCAGAGCGAACAGTCCCAATTGACTAATGTATTTTTTTAAGTGACGCGTATAGAGGAATTCTTCTACAAGAAGAAAGGCAAAAATAGGAAAAGATAATCTTCCAATCAGTCTAAAAATCACATATGTTTGATAAAGCAAGTAATAAGAACTACCTGTTGGCAAATCGGTTGCTAAAAATAGTGAGACAGTATTTACTCCCTGACTCAATAAATAAGGTTCAATTAAAAAAGCGCCGATATGGTCGATTAACATGGTAACGATGGCAATCCATTTTAGCGTGCTACCGGTAAAAGACAGCTTACTTAATTTAGCTGATTTTTTTATAAAAAATCTCCTCCTTTTATTGTTACTTTACTATTTAAACTACTCTAGCTAGAATAAGGAATCAAAAAATAAATTAAGTAATGGTAGTACATAATATTTTATACATAAAACGAAATGATTGCTACTATGAATCAATTAATTACCATAAACCTTACAACTAGCTATTATTTTGGTTTTTTAACTCAGCTAAAATAAGCAATGTTTTTTCGTAATCTAGATTAGGGCTTCCGTCTAGATTTTTACTTGAGATTT from Carnobacterium iners includes these protein-coding regions:
- a CDS encoding TraX family protein, whose protein sequence is MKKSAKLSKLSFTGSTLKWIAIVTMLIDHIGAFLIEPYLLSQGVNTVSLFLATDLPTGSSYYLLYQTYVIFRLIGRLSFPIFAFLLVEEFLYTRHLKKYISQLGLFALLSEIPFDLASKGVLLEFSHQNIFFTLFIGLLCIAIFDLFDKKQDSKWIILLLALLISELLKVDYSIIGILSIFIFYYFHDHVLLRTILNGPLFLMNLTAIFSFIPIQLYNGKRGKQNKTFFYLFYPGHLILLFLIRMIFIA